In the genome of Parus major isolate Abel chromosome 2, Parus_major1.1, whole genome shotgun sequence, one region contains:
- the EXOSC7 gene encoding exosome complex component RRP42, producing MASVVLSEAEKLYIVHGVQEDLRVDGRGCEDYRCAEVETDVVSNTSGSARVKLGETDILVGIKAEMGTPKLEKPDEGYLEFFVDCSSNSPELEGRGGEELGTDIANTLYRVFSCENSVDLKSLCINPKEHCWVLYVDVLLLECGGNIFDAISIAVKAALFNTRIPKVRVLEDEEGTKEIELSDDPYDCIRVIVDEVPCIVTLSKIGYRHVVDATLQEEACSLASLLISVTSKGAITSMKKVGKGSLDPESIFEMMETGQRVGKSLHIALQKILDEEENLGTSRPKVGFLG from the exons GAAGACCTTCGTGTAGATGGTCGAGGCTGTGAAGACTACAGATGTGCAGAAGTAGAAACAGATGTTGTATCAAACACAAGTGGATCCGCAAGAGTAAAGCTG gGAGAAACTGATATCTTGGTAGGCATAAAAGCTGAAATGGGGACACCGAAGTTGGAGAAACCAGATGAAGGTTACCTGGAATTTTTTGTTGACTG TTCTTCAAATTCTCCTGAGTTGGAAGGCCGGGGAGGAGAAGAACTTGGCACAGATATAGCAAATACACTGTACAGAGTATTCAGCTGTGAGAACAGTGTAGACTTGAAATCCCTTTGTATTAATCCCAAGGAGCACTGCTGGGTTCTCTATGTGGACGTATTG ttATTAGAATGTGGTGGGAACATCTTTGATGCAATCTCTATCGCAGTGAAGGCAGCTCTCTTTAACACAAG AATACCCAAAGTGCGTGTTCTGGAGGATGAAGAAGGCACCAAAGAGATTGAGCTGTCTGATGACCCTTATGATTGTATTCGAGTCATCGTAGATGAGGTGCCCTGTATTGTCACACTAAGCAAA ATTGGATATAGGCACGTGGTGGATGCTACCCTACAGGAAGAAGCCTGTTCTTTGGCAAGCTTGCTTATTTCAGTGACCAGTAAAGGTGCCATCACTTCTATGAAGAAAGTGGGGAAAGGTAGCCTGGATCCTGAGAGTATTTTTGAAATGATGGAG ACAGGACAAAGAGTAGGCAAGTCACTTCACATAGCCCTTCAGAAGATTTTGGATGAAGAAGAGAATTTGGGGACTTCACGACCAAAAGTTGGATTTCTAGGATga